The following coding sequences are from one Acidobacteriota bacterium window:
- a CDS encoding acyloxyacyl hydrolase produces the protein MISSYGQASAPTSQEFAEFGSLSVARDFPLGPNFVWGVELTPLFLVNLTRVDLPDHPRESRAAVAAAPFLAWEAFPRAAVGLRLEASVGLLWAFSPVPAEGSRFNFIDILGGRVRVRLGGGAALSLGVRRTHISNLGTVGPDNPGLSFYAGALSLDLTR, from the coding sequence GTGATCTCCTCCTACGGCCAGGCGTCCGCGCCGACCTCGCAGGAGTTCGCGGAGTTCGGGTCGCTGTCCGTCGCGCGCGACTTCCCGCTCGGCCCGAACTTCGTCTGGGGCGTGGAGCTGACGCCGCTCTTCCTCGTGAACCTCACGCGCGTCGACCTGCCCGACCACCCGCGCGAGAGCCGCGCGGCGGTGGCCGCCGCGCCGTTCCTCGCGTGGGAGGCGTTTCCCCGTGCCGCGGTCGGCCTTCGCCTCGAAGCCTCGGTGGGCCTCCTCTGGGCGTTCTCCCCCGTGCCCGCGGAGGGTTCGCGCTTCAACTTCATCGACATCCTCGGGGGGCGTGTGCGCGTCCGCCTCGGCGGGGGGGCCGCGCTTTCGCTCGGCGTCCGCCGGACGCACATCTCGAACCTCGGCACCGTCGGGCCCGACAACCCGGGGCTGAGCTTCTACGCGGGCGCCCTCTCACTCGACCTCACCCGCTGA
- a CDS encoding M20/M25/M40 family metallo-hydrolase: MNDSKLTKEALSAFAAQNRDRFESLLKDFVERPTVSVDPSKKPAIADCVKLACDTIKAFGGVPSVLETSGHPIVHGVFGDDPSRPTVTVYNHLDVQPASKETEPWETEPFVFTKKGDRYFGRGTTDDKGPALSALFGAKAAADAGVPVNVRVLWEFEEEIGSPSFAKGITAAKEKLATDSVIVSDTIWIARGKPAAPAGLRGMQGMLFTLETGTTDQHSGVTGGAARNPIAELMQVVSECFDAKTGKVKIPGFYKDVVPPTKAELEDFRRSGFTVAGFKKDHLFKSIRTNDALDVMKRIWAMPTFEIHGLVGGYTGPGVKTVIAPRAEVKVSCRLVPNQTGAKIAKLVTDFVKKKNKDVKVHLEGRLDPYQGVTTGPLADAVRSSVKFAFGREPVFVREGGSIGAVLTMEQVLKVPIVFLGLSLPEHGYHSPNENYDWEQASGGMIAFAKYFQQVAALGKVGAKGYRPKK, translated from the coding sequence ATGAACGACAGCAAACTCACCAAGGAAGCCCTCTCGGCGTTCGCGGCCCAGAACCGCGATCGCTTCGAATCCCTCCTCAAGGACTTCGTCGAGCGACCGACGGTCTCCGTCGATCCCTCGAAGAAGCCCGCGATCGCCGACTGCGTGAAGCTCGCCTGCGACACGATCAAGGCGTTCGGCGGCGTCCCGTCCGTCCTCGAGACGAGCGGCCACCCGATCGTCCACGGCGTGTTCGGCGACGACCCGTCCCGCCCGACCGTCACCGTCTACAACCACCTCGACGTCCAGCCCGCCTCGAAGGAGACGGAGCCCTGGGAAACGGAGCCCTTCGTCTTCACGAAGAAGGGCGACCGCTACTTCGGCCGCGGGACGACGGACGACAAGGGCCCCGCGCTCTCGGCGCTCTTCGGCGCGAAGGCGGCGGCGGACGCGGGCGTGCCCGTGAACGTGCGCGTCCTGTGGGAGTTCGAGGAGGAGATCGGCTCCCCGAGCTTCGCGAAGGGGATCACGGCGGCGAAGGAAAAGCTCGCGACGGACTCCGTGATCGTGTCGGACACGATCTGGATCGCCCGCGGCAAGCCGGCGGCGCCGGCGGGCCTCCGCGGCATGCAGGGAATGCTCTTCACGCTCGAGACGGGCACGACGGACCAGCACTCGGGCGTCACGGGCGGCGCGGCGCGCAACCCGATTGCCGAGCTCATGCAGGTCGTCTCCGAGTGCTTCGACGCGAAGACCGGCAAGGTGAAGATCCCCGGCTTTTACAAGGACGTCGTTCCGCCGACGAAGGCCGAGCTCGAGGACTTCCGGAGGTCCGGCTTCACGGTGGCCGGCTTCAAGAAGGATCACCTCTTCAAGTCGATCCGCACGAACGACGCGCTGGACGTCATGAAGCGCATCTGGGCGATGCCGACGTTCGAGATCCACGGCCTCGTCGGCGGCTACACGGGGCCCGGCGTCAAGACGGTCATCGCGCCGCGCGCGGAGGTCAAGGTCTCGTGCCGGCTCGTCCCGAACCAGACGGGCGCGAAGATCGCGAAGCTCGTGACGGACTTCGTGAAGAAGAAGAACAAGGACGTGAAGGTCCATCTCGAGGGGCGCCTCGACCCGTACCAGGGCGTCACGACCGGTCCGCTCGCGGACGCGGTGCGCTCGAGCGTGAAGTTCGCGTTCGGCCGGGAGCCCGTCTTCGTCCGCGAGGGCGGCTCGATCGGCGCCGTCCTCACGATGGAGCAGGTCCTCAAGGTCCCGATCGTCTTCCTCGGGCTCTCGCTGCCCGAGCACGGCTACCACTCCCCGAACGAGAACTACGACTGGGAGCAGGCGTCCGGCGGCATGATCGCGTTCGCGAAGTACTTCCAGCAGGTCGCCGCGCTGGGCAAGGTCGGCGCGAAGGGCTACCGGCCGAAGAAGTAG
- a CDS encoding serine/threonine-protein kinase: protein MTIQAGTMVGPFEVVSLLGSGGMGDVYRGRDTRLGREVALKVLPAHLADDKEGLVRFAHEARAASALNHPNIVTIYDIGKTDGAPFLAMEFITGRTLREILKDGPLPLRRLLDVAAQLTDGLASAHGAGIVHRDLKPENLMLSADGFLKILDFGIAKLSPSVAGGDAAPALTSTGLVVGTPGYMSPEQASGRTVDFRSDQFSVGLLLYEMATGRRAFERPTPVETLTAIIRDEPEPLAVAAPRLAAPVRWVIERCLAKDPEERYASTRDLAREWKQLERNADMLATDTSFQTAQTARFEAAATARTRADAGPSVTLGGPVPVPAPAPPESAGRRAGRVALLTLGALALVAVGGGLGFWLRRTSADTPVPAWSGSLVMGGSTRVLSPHSGPDGRRVAFLTPVGGLAQVAAMEPESGDWTVLTKRRDAGAVHRVEWSPDGTRLLFDRVTDVPLGVSSVPAIGGEERLVVEGAQSPDPLPDGSLLVVKLDAERRFQLVQVWPDSGRQKNVGPPVLADSSDLASRAFPDGKSVLVWGRLAGAKDAGGRRLHVIDVETGAASPFLPELPLLPPFLPTRDGTRVLARLAAGDLHRIVAAARDGTGVETLLSFSSRPRYLAEGPAGTLYVGFSDGAAEILRLPAAGGLPERLASAPASLVMTPVEFEDGRLLVPGLVAGRRQILVTGEGGDLRPFTGLSEPTFGPAALAGRDAVAFLTGPSGSPPLLAIVARADGRLIKKHALPKNAIPSSLAASRDGRTIFFADGGTIWSVDAASGAAKAFSPGHGVAGDPGADDVLVQRNAASGVQLVRIPIATRAETQVLTTGPLRLATAPLSGGAVGPDGKILVSVVSPETWLPVPAVLDPATGALTLIPVRTSGEILTASWGRGGTVLAMALGTNGEFWSFRPKDEAGAPSSPGR, encoded by the coding sequence TTGACCATCCAGGCCGGAACCATGGTCGGGCCGTTCGAGGTCGTGTCGCTCCTCGGCTCGGGGGGCATGGGTGACGTCTACCGCGGTCGCGACACGCGTCTCGGCCGCGAGGTCGCCCTCAAGGTCCTGCCGGCTCACCTCGCCGACGACAAGGAGGGCCTCGTCCGCTTCGCCCACGAGGCCCGCGCCGCCTCCGCGCTCAACCACCCGAACATCGTCACGATCTACGACATCGGGAAGACCGACGGCGCGCCCTTCCTCGCGATGGAGTTCATCACCGGCCGGACGCTCCGCGAGATTCTGAAGGACGGTCCCCTGCCGCTGCGCCGGCTCCTCGACGTCGCCGCGCAGCTCACGGACGGCCTCGCGAGCGCGCACGGCGCCGGGATCGTCCACCGGGACCTCAAACCCGAGAACCTCATGCTCTCGGCGGACGGGTTTCTCAAGATCCTCGACTTCGGGATTGCAAAGCTCTCACCGTCGGTCGCCGGCGGCGACGCCGCGCCGGCCCTCACGAGCACCGGTCTCGTCGTCGGGACGCCGGGCTACATGTCTCCCGAGCAGGCGTCGGGCCGCACCGTGGACTTCCGCTCCGACCAGTTCTCCGTCGGGCTCCTCCTCTACGAGATGGCGACCGGCCGGCGCGCCTTCGAGCGCCCGACGCCCGTCGAGACGCTCACGGCGATCATTCGCGACGAGCCCGAGCCGCTCGCCGTCGCCGCGCCGCGCCTCGCGGCCCCGGTCAGGTGGGTCATCGAGCGCTGCCTCGCGAAGGATCCCGAGGAACGCTACGCGTCGACGCGCGATCTCGCGCGCGAGTGGAAGCAGCTCGAGCGCAACGCCGACATGCTCGCGACGGACACGTCCTTCCAGACGGCCCAGACCGCGCGCTTCGAGGCCGCCGCGACGGCGCGCACGCGCGCGGACGCGGGGCCGTCCGTCACGCTCGGCGGGCCCGTCCCGGTTCCAGCGCCGGCGCCGCCCGAGTCCGCCGGCCGCCGCGCCGGGCGCGTCGCGCTCCTCACGCTCGGCGCTCTCGCGCTCGTCGCGGTCGGCGGCGGGCTCGGTTTCTGGTTGAGACGCACGTCCGCGGACACGCCCGTTCCGGCCTGGTCGGGTTCGCTCGTCATGGGCGGGTCGACGCGCGTCCTCTCCCCGCACAGCGGCCCCGACGGCCGGCGCGTCGCGTTCCTGACGCCGGTCGGCGGCCTTGCGCAGGTCGCGGCCATGGAGCCCGAATCGGGCGACTGGACGGTCCTGACGAAGCGGCGCGACGCGGGTGCGGTCCATCGCGTGGAGTGGTCGCCGGACGGGACGCGCCTCCTCTTCGACCGCGTGACGGACGTGCCGCTCGGCGTGTCGAGCGTCCCCGCGATCGGCGGCGAAGAGCGTCTCGTCGTCGAGGGCGCGCAGAGCCCCGACCCGCTCCCGGACGGCAGCCTCCTCGTCGTGAAGCTGGACGCCGAACGGCGGTTCCAGCTCGTGCAGGTCTGGCCCGACAGCGGCAGGCAGAAGAACGTCGGGCCGCCCGTCCTCGCCGACTCGAGCGACCTCGCCTCGCGCGCGTTCCCGGACGGCAAGTCGGTCCTCGTCTGGGGGCGCCTCGCCGGCGCCAAGGACGCGGGCGGGCGGCGTCTCCACGTCATCGACGTCGAGACCGGCGCGGCGAGCCCGTTCCTGCCCGAGCTGCCGCTCCTCCCGCCGTTCCTCCCGACGCGCGACGGGACGCGCGTCCTCGCGCGCCTCGCCGCGGGCGATCTGCATCGCATCGTCGCGGCCGCGCGCGACGGGACCGGCGTCGAGACGCTTCTCTCCTTCTCCAGCCGGCCGCGGTACCTCGCGGAGGGGCCCGCGGGGACGCTCTACGTCGGCTTCTCCGACGGCGCCGCCGAGATCCTGCGCCTGCCCGCGGCGGGCGGCCTGCCCGAGCGCCTCGCGAGCGCGCCCGCGAGCCTGGTCATGACGCCCGTCGAGTTCGAGGACGGGCGCCTCCTCGTCCCCGGCCTCGTCGCGGGGCGCCGCCAGATCCTCGTGACGGGCGAAGGCGGCGACCTCCGGCCTTTCACGGGGCTCTCGGAGCCCACGTTCGGCCCCGCGGCGCTCGCGGGGCGGGACGCCGTGGCGTTCCTCACCGGGCCGTCCGGCTCGCCGCCGCTCCTCGCGATCGTCGCGCGCGCCGACGGGCGCCTGATCAAGAAGCACGCGCTGCCCAAGAACGCGATCCCGTCGTCCCTCGCGGCGTCCCGCGACGGCAGGACGATTTTCTTCGCGGACGGCGGGACGATCTGGTCCGTGGACGCCGCGAGCGGCGCCGCGAAGGCGTTCTCTCCCGGCCACGGCGTCGCGGGCGACCCGGGCGCGGACGACGTTCTCGTCCAGCGCAACGCGGCGTCGGGCGTCCAGCTCGTTCGCATTCCGATCGCGACGCGCGCGGAGACTCAGGTCCTCACGACCGGGCCGCTCCGCCTCGCGACCGCGCCGCTCTCGGGCGGCGCGGTCGGGCCCGACGGGAAGATCCTCGTCTCGGTCGTGTCGCCGGAGACATGGCTGCCCGTCCCTGCCGTGCTCGACCCCGCGACCGGCGCGCTCACGCTCATCCCCGTGCGCACATCCGGCGAGATCCTGACGGCCTCGTGGGGCCGCGGCGGAACCGTCCTCGCGATGGCGCTCGGGACGAACGGCGAGTTCTGGAGCTTCCGCCCGAAGGACGAGGCAGGCGCTCCCTCGTCCCCCGGGCGTTAG